The Fulvia fulva chromosome 6, complete sequence genome includes a window with the following:
- a CDS encoding Transport protein particle subunit bet5, whose amino-acid sequence MSVYAFYIFDRHTECIYTKRWTPQPPLQAQKASSAPNGHLSTATRRAMKAEDDAKLIFGTIFSLRRMCRQLGGEDDQFLSYRTGEYKMHYFETPTQLKLVMLTDTRVGNMRTVLHQIWATLYVEFVVKSPLAGVEHPKGAGVANELFEGGLETFIASIFHPQQ is encoded by the exons ATGTCCGTCTACGCCTTCTACATCTTCGATCGCCATA CGGAGTGCATTTACACTAAACGATGGACACCGCAACCGCCGCTACAGGCCCAGAAGGCCTCATCAGCCCCTAACGGTCACCTCTCCACTGCCACGCGGCGGGCCATGAAAGCTGAAGACGATGCGAAACTCATCTTCGGCACAATCTTCTCACTCCGCCGCATGTGCCGACAGCTTGGCGGTGAAGATGATCAGTTCCTTTCCTACCGCACAGGAGAGTACAAGATGCACTACTTCGAAACTCCGACTCAGCTCAAGCTCGTCATGCTGACCGACACTCGCGTTGGGAACATGCGCACTGTGCTGCATCAAATCTGGGCGACGCTGTACGTCGAGTTTGTTGTCAAGAGTCCATTGGCCGGAGTTGAGCATCCAAAGGGTGCGGGCGTGGCGAATGAGCTGTTCGAGGGTGGTCTGGAGACATTCATCGCCTCGATCTTCCATCCGCAACAATGA